The Glycine max cultivar Williams 82 chromosome 17, Glycine_max_v4.0, whole genome shotgun sequence genome contains the following window.
TTTCCATCCTCATGGGAATAAgtctacaattttttaatattcaatatgttaaataaagtttttaatcCGTGCATGTGTGAATATGAACTTGAAATGgttgttttttaaattcttgGTATTAATGTAGATGTAAATGTGGCTGGTAGGTGAGAATTGAGATACAGGCAAATTTGGATATAGATGTAGATTTATAAATTGAGGAAAATTCTGTACTTACATTTTTCAGTTGTGGGTGTTTTGGGGGAGGAGGTAATACTTTATTTACGACTTTTTTAAGCTGGACTACTTAGATAGATAGAGTAAACATAACAAACACCCTTATCTTTTAACTTAAATGTTTGAGAGGAAGTGAATtttttggattgattgatgagtATAATAAGCACTTACATCTTTCAAGCTCAGGATTATAAATTGTTCAATTGAGGACTCCTTAGAACATGTGGGCCTCTAGTCCTTGGGCCTCGAACATTAATGAGACAtgcttgattttgattttgtgttGTGCTTATTGTGAAAttaatgtatatatgtatatagtttGAAGGTGCACCAACGAAAGGCGGTAGGGGACCAAGTATATGGGATACCTTCACCCATAAATATTATGGGGAGCAGTGAAAGAGATTGGAAAAGGGTCAAAGGAAATATTTGACttgttatcttttatatattgtttggtTAATATGTACCATCttgaatttatatattgttatctttcattgtataaaatttaattaattttatattctcaCGTGTTTATTGCAGGTATTTGAACCTAGCtttcaattttgtaaaaaaaaaaaatagttcaaactaaaaaaataaaaataaaagcattttaCGTCAGTTCTGAGACGATCGATGTACAGTGCtaatcattctaagacggtcatgTGTCAAAGACAGTCTTAGAATGCAATGCATTCTACACCGATTCTGAGatgaccgatgtagaatgctaatcattctaagacggtcgttCGCGATCGTCGTAGAATAGGCTTTCCCTTTTTATGATGTTCCTTATGATGACGGTCGTAAACCGATGTAGTATacttcaaataaccgatgtagaatctCACTTCTCTAGTTGTGAAATATAATCTTACAGTAAAATTTGTGAATATCATCATACATATTCAAGTAAAGTGAGTTCTACCATGATTCCATATttggaaacttagaaaaaaaattgataactcATTTTTAAACATTTGAGATGTAAAATAATAGGAAATGATAAAAACAAGTGAACTATTATGAATGGACAAGTGTTCAAAACAATAATGAGAAGCAAATAAATGTTTATCGTGTATTGTCAAAATAGTGTACTTTACCAAGGGATTAATTTATATAGAATAATAAGAACTTATGAAATAATTCGATATTATCTCATTATAgacttgattttttaattttttgtgatcGTTTCACTTGGATACAAAGTTGGCTTTGGAGGTATTTCTAAGTTTTCAATGTCTCCTTCAAGCATTTCGACTACTTCGTTCATTGAGGGACGGTCATTTGGTTTCAATTGTATACACCAAAGTGCAACTATGATCATTTTCTTTACCATTTTCTTTTCCTCCTTTGTGACATCTTCCATTTCTATATCTTCCCCGTCTCTAATATGATTATAAAtccaaaagggaaagaaaagttgaCTTGAACGCTCTGCATGGGGATTTAGATTTTTCCTCTTGCCTGCCATCTCCATCAAAAGCATTCCATAGCTATAAACATCAGCCTTATGGGATATTCCtccaatattattataaaacaattcTGGAGCCATATATCCAATTGTTCCTCTTGCTGCTGTCCTTGGGACAATGCTATTATCTATTGGATATAATTTTGCCAATCCAAAGTCAGagacctttggggtgaagtttTCATCTAGTAGAATGTTGTGGGGCTTGATATCAAAGTGCAAAATCTGCATCTCACACCCATAGTGGAGATAAGCAATTCCACGAGCCACTCCaattgatatattatatattctatcatAGCTTAAATGTATACTTTCATctttggaaaaaataaatttatcaagagaTCCATTGGGCATGAATTCATAGACAAGAGCACGTTTTGACCCATGAACACAAAATCCAATTAATTGTactatattttgatgatatgttCTTCCAATGGTTGCAACTTCACTAATAAAATCTTGGCCATTTCCTTTTGATTTACCTAACATCTTTATTGCCACACAAGACCCGCTACGCAATTTTCCCTTGAACACAGAGCCATATCCTCCTTCACCCAACTTGTCTTTAAAACCTCCCGCCATCTTCTTAACTTCCTTGTATGAATATCTAATAGGCATCAAGTTATTTTGTTCTAGATAATTTTCAATACTTTCAAACATTGACAAATGTCTTTTTCTCCATTTACACGTCAAAATCACAATAAACAGTGGCACTGTCAACAAAATTTTCCATGCCCATAACATAATTAAAGCTGCAAGAAAATTTTACTTGAGTGAATAAAGATCATGGTAAAGAATCATTTGATTACATCGTTaatgtaaaatgaaataaagtaatttgttaaattaaaagatcaatttgacttgaaaaaaaaaacaatttgattCATAAAATTGATACTATGCACATCCATTTAGATAGTTACAAAAACATAAAGCAGATTTAATTTCTAGTTTTTTTGcacttatttaatttctatcttaaacaaatattaatcaatttgGTTGTTGACGTTGCTATGTATAAGtaaatttttcctttaacaTTAAAGTGCATTTAAGACCAAATTGGCTAATGgttgtcaaaattaaaaactaatttatttttttttttgcaaaagaatcaaaataaatagttatgccaattttagggactaatttattgttttatgtttattaGAAGATTTTATATATACTACAAAATCATTGGTATATTTaagaaataagaattaaatataattttatcgttaataaatattgaatttttgtgtttttttaatatatatatatatatatatatatatctatatatatatatatatatatttattgtattgagtctttaatataataatatttttatttttggttcttgatattttttttagtttatgataaattagtaaaatttacGTTTATTtccagataaattttttttcatttattattagtcGTAACTAAAAAgagatttgttaatttattagagaacaaatacaaaatttattaatatatctgaaattaaaacaaaatatcaagaagaaaaaataaaaatataattatattaggaACTCAACATAAAACATgaatatgttataaaataaataaaaaattaaatatttattagacatcaaaatatatttaaaccataAATTATTAGTGAAACTCACATGTATATTTAAGGTGGAGGATATTATTGAATAAGGTCGTGTGATAAAGCATCAAAactaattctttttattatgtACATAATTAAAGCAAAGGTAAAGATGATAAGATGCATACCTTCCAGAGTGAAAATGGTATACAAAATGGTAACCAGTATATCACCTAAAACTGAaggaaaatatcaattttagaaTCCTGTTGATCTCAACAACTAGACAAAGATGACCATATGCATAATTTCATAAAGGTTATAGCCATTGACAAGTTTAACAggcttttcttatttaaaaataataattctttttccttttaaaaagaaaaaatagtaaatgttttatttaatgcacggattcttataaatattgttaaaatagtttttttgggTAGGTAATACATAggtaaagtataaaaataataaattattttttgtcaattgAAGAAAAAGACTATCAATTaacgaaattaaaatatatatatatatatatatatatatatatatatataattatcctttaattcaaaaaaaaaaattaaataaaaatattaattcaatttgacatgaaaaatccacaaaattataaatagcgTACATAGATTGTTGTTAGAAAAGTAGGATGATTCGAATTGGTTGATGTTCCAAATGAGTAAAATGACAATGATTAAAGTAAATGAATACAGTAATAATGGGCATGTTAAAGGGGCAAATATTTTAAAGGCTTATTCTTAGTTCatctaatttaacatttttttaattattataaattatgtttattttatttttagttcttaagatattttagataatattttttttactattcaaaagtgtcttaaaaattaaaataaacataaggactaaaatttctatcttaaacaaatattaatcaatttgGTTGTTGACGTTGCTATGTATAAGTAAAATTTTCCTTTAACATTAAAGTGCATTTAAGACCAAATTGGCTAATGgttgtcaaaattaaaaactaaatttacttttttttacaaaagaatcaaaataaataattatgccaattttagggactaatttattgttttatgtttattaaagattatttatatatactacAAAATCATTGGTTAAAATTGTTACATATACAACAAAATGGATTCATCTATATCtatattaaatacattttcacatacatatatgtatatttaacaactaaggcttaaatatatttttattcctaataaatattagatttttatgtttgttttttaatatatttttcttttgcattGAGTCcttaatataactatttttatttttggttttgatacttttttttagtttcagataaattagtgaaatttatggttgtttctagataaatttttttatttattattagacgaaactaaagaaaaatttgttaatttattaaggaacaaatataaaatttattaatttatccgagagtaaaacaaaatatcaaaaaaatattattatattagaaacttaacacaaaatataaatatattaaaaaataaataaaaaaaattaaatatttattagggatcaaaatatatttaaaccataAATTATTAGTGAAACTCACATGTATGTTTAAGGTGGAGGATATTATTGAATAAGGTCGTGTGATAAAGCATCAAAACTAATTCTTTTCATTATGTACATAATTAAAGCAAAGGTAAAGATGATAAGATGCATACCTGGCAGAATGGTAGCCAGTATATCACCTAAAACAGAaggaaaatatcaattttagaaTCCTGTTGATCTCAACAACTAGACAAAGATGACCATATGCATAATTTCATAAAGGTTATAGCCATTGAAAAGTTTAACAgccttttcttatttaaaaataataattcttttgccttttaaaaagaaaaaatagtaaatgttttatttgatgcacggattcttataaatattgttaaaatattttttttggtaggtAATACATTggtaaagtataaaaataataaattattttttgtcagaAAAAGACTatcaattaaagaaattaaaatatataaataaaattatcctttaattcaataaaaaattaaataaaaatattaattcaatttgACATGAAAAATCCACAAAATTAGAAATAACGTACATTGTTGTTAGAAAAGTAGGATGATTCGAATTGGTTGATGTTCCAAATGagtaaaatgacaattattaaAGCAAATGAATACAGTAATAATGGGCATGTTAAAGGGGGCAAATATTTTAAAGGCTTATTCTTAGttctaatttaacatttttttatcattataaattatgtttgttttgtttgtagtttttaatacattttagatcatatttttttcactatttaaaagtatcttaaaaattaaaataaaacaaacataaattataaggattaatttttttgtaagtacaaaaaataaaaatacaccaaattatattttaaattttgcgaGTGATGATCACAAGAAATTCATAATACAGTAGAAGTTACTAATTCGTTTACCACATATAATGTACGAGTGTATGCAATTAAAAGAGGTCGGCCAAAAGTTAAGATTATTAAAGCTAAACCTTTAggtccataaaaaatattatttaccattaattttcataaaacaaGAAGGTCacttatattaacaaaaaaagaaaaaaagaattcatATTAACATAGAGCACTCTGAATAAAAAAGTCTTTTTATGTTAAGTTTCACTCACTCCATAATGAATTCCCGTTCCAATAATTAAGCTCCTGGCTGACAGAGTCGAAAAAGCAGTCGTCGCAGCCGTGTTTACTTGGACAGTGCTGGTCACATATGAGGCGCATCCATGAAATCTCAAATCCATAGACTAGCCCCGTGTGCATGGCAGCGTAGGAATAATTGTTTGTATCCAAACCCCACCAAGATGTCAGAGCAACCAGCTTTACGTGACAACCAACTTGGAAGTCCTCTGCTTTTAAGTCACCAGCAATAGCGTATATGTACTTATCTTTGGAGTCCCAGTTGACGTATGAAGCAGTATCCACATACTTACCATTCTGAGTCACTGGATTGCTACAATTCATATACACTATATGCTGGAAAGCAAGCCTGTCCCAATTACTACGACCTAAGTATTGAAAGAATTGAGAATGAAAAAGTCGTGGATTTCATCATAAATGAAAAGTAACAACTAATCTTTaccgataaaaaaataaaaaaaattacgacGACCTGAATATTCACCAGCTTGGTATGGATCCATGTTGTATCTATAATTGTAAGTATCAGTGAAATTGGAGCGAGACAAGAAATAGCGAGGAAGGGAGGAGCAATTTGTTTGTTGATCGACTCCTGGATCAACCACTCGGATAGTGAAATTATTGTAGTTGATTGCCTGCACATGATATTTTCCAGAGTACAAATGTAACACAGTAACATTGTTTTCACAAGCTAGCTCATACCTATTGTCGCCGCAGCTTTTAGGGTGGCCCTTTAATCGAAATGGGTAAGTTATGTTGGTGATTTTGCCGCAGGAAGAAAGGGGGCAACCATGATCTTGCTTCTTGGTAGCACAAATTTGCTGGACTAGAAGCAGTAGCAGGATCACCAATAACGCTCTCTCTCTCCACATGACGCCCAAACTGTTTGAAGTGCATACAAAATCAAAGttagatatttaaatttagaaCACAgacttgaaatatatatataagggacacattttttccttttacaaaATTCTGTGGTAATACTGATAGCCAAGTATGTGTTTGTATATGTTTTCCAAGTCACATCTACCCAAAAATCACCTCCAATTTACTAGTTGTTGACTTGCTTCTAGAATGACCTAAGTCATGTCCTAACCGCGTCGAGGATCCAAACATGTGTTGACTTGGACTGAGAAACCGCGTTTTCCCATTTTCTATCTGGTTTCTGCAACtgattattcaatacaaaataaaaaacataaaatctgttcaaacataaataatgttaaatattcACTGTGTTTCTATCTGgcacgaaaagaaaacaaaggacACGTTACTGAGATGACAGAGCCTCCTAGTGTGCTGCCCCTCCAAATAATGTTAATCCTTCTCCTTATCAAAAGTGGCAGCAGCAACAATGAGTGTGGGGAATGGTCTTGCGGCTCTGGCCAACCACCTATCAGATTTCCCTTCAAACTCATCAAGGGAATTAAAGATGAATGTGGTTATCCGGGGTTTTGTCTATAttgtactaaaaaaaatgagactaTGCTTGCTCTCTCCTCCGTAAAACTCCAAGTCAGTTACATAAACTACGAAAATCATGAAATTGGGTTGAAAGACCCGGAAAATTGCCTTCCGCACAAGTTTCTGCAAATCAACGATTCTCTTATTCATCCTTACAAATTTGACGATGAAGCTAAAACAAGTAAGTTGAGCTTCTTCAACTGTTCTTCAGTTGAGCATCAACACCTGAGAAACTACCAGCAGTCACTGTCAGACTCACAAGACATGATCTCCTGTCCTATTTATGTTTCTGATCTTGATGACAGTGTGCTCAGTTTGGACCTAACATCCTGTACCAAAATGTTCGATATCGTTACGCCAGTTTCGGCATACGGGATGCAGCGAAATTCGTTGGATTTAAGATGGTCCGAAGCAAATTGTAGTCAGTGCAAAGCAAAAGGCAAGAAATGTAAATGGAAGAACAACAGAGGTGACATCGAATGTTTCGACTGCAAGGACAAGCGAAAAACTATTCATGTTCCCAAATCTTTTATTTACTCTGCACCAGGTTAGATCAAACTCCTTCACACAACTTCACTTAGTctttttgcctcttttttcttttttaataaagtcTCCTACTGTTGTTATTGCAGGTTCGATTCTTTTGGGGTTCGTGGTTATTGTCGTTTTTAAGATCATATACCATTTTAGACAGAAACAAGAGGACCAAGCAAGGGTGGAGAAGTTCTTAGAGGAATACAGGGCAGAAAAGCCTGCAAGATTTACTTATGCTGATGTGAAAAGAATCACTGGTGGTTTTAAAGAGAAGCTAGGGGAAGGAGCTCATGGGGCTGTATTCAGAGGAAAACTTTCAAATGAGATTCTGGTGGCTGTGAAAATCCTCAATAATACAGA
Protein-coding sequences here:
- the LOC100781099 gene encoding rust resistance kinase Lr10 isoform X4, whose protein sequence is MWRERALLVILLLLLVQQICATKKQDHGCPLSSCGKITNITYPFRLKGHPKSCGDNRYELACENNVTVLHLYSGKYHVQAINYNNFTIRVVDPGVDQQTNCSSLPRYFLSRSNFTDTYNYRYNMDPYQAGEYSGRSNWDRLAFQHIVYMNCSNPVTQNGKYVDTASYVNWDSKDKYIYAIAGDLKAEDFQVGCHVKLVALTSWWGLDTNNYSYAAMHTGLVYGFEISWMRLICDQHCPSKHGCDDCFFDSVSQELNYWNGNSLWSDILATILPALIMLWAWKILLTVPLFIVILTCKWRKRHLSMFESIENYLEQNNLMPIRYSYKEVKKMAGGFKDKLGEGGYGSVFKGKLRSGSCVAIKMLGKSKGNGQDFISEVATIGRTYHQNIVQLIGFCVHGSKRALVYEFMPNGSLDKFIFSKDESIHLSYDRIYNISIGVARGIAYLHYGCEMQILHFDIKPHNILLDENFTPKVSDFGLAKLYPIDNSIVPRTAARGTIGYMAPELFYNNIGGISHKADVYSYGMLLMEMAGKRKNLNPHAERSSQLFFPFWIYNHIRDGEDIEMEDVTKEEKKMVKKMIIVALWCIQLKPNDRPSMNEVVEMLEGDIENLEIPPKPTLYPSETITKN
- the LOC100781099 gene encoding rust resistance kinase Lr10 isoform X1, whose translation is MWRERALLVILLLLLVQQICATKKQDHGCPLSSCGKITNITYPFRLKGHPKSCGDNRYELACENNVTVLHLYSGKYHVQAINYNNFTIRVVDPGVDQQTNCSSLPRYFLSRSNFTDTYNYRYNMDPYQAGEYSGRSNWDRLAFQHIVYMNCSNPVTQNGKYVDTASYVNWDSKDKYIYAIAGDLKAEDFQVGCHVKLVALTSWWGLDTNNYSYAAMHTGLVYGFEISWMRLICDQHCPSKHGCDDCFFDSVSQELNYWNGNSLWSDILATILPVLGDILVTILYTIFTLEALIMLWAWKILLTVPLFIVILTCKWRKRHLSMFESIENYLEQNNLMPIRYSYKEVKKMAGGFKDKLGEGGYGSVFKGKLRSGSCVAIKMLGKSKGNGQDFISEVATIGRTYHQNIVQLIGFCVHGSKRALVYEFMPNGSLDKFIFSKDESIHLSYDRIYNISIGVARGIAYLHYGCEMQILHFDIKPHNILLDENFTPKVSDFGLAKLYPIDNSIVPRTAARGTIGYMAPELFYNNIGGISHKADVYSYGMLLMEMAGKRKNLNPHAERSSQLFFPFWIYNHIRDGEDIEMEDVTKEEKKMVKKMIIVALWCIQLKPNDRPSMNEVVEMLEGDIENLEIPPKPTLYPSETITKN
- the LOC100781099 gene encoding rust resistance kinase Lr10 isoform X5, with product MDPYQAGEYSGRSNWDRLAFQHIVYMNCSNPVTQNGKYVDTASYVNWDSKDKYIYAIAGDLKAEDFQVGCHVKLVALTSWWGLDTNNYSYAAMHTGLVYGFEISWMRLICDQHCPSKHGCDDCFFDSVSQELNYWNGNSLWSDILATILPVLGDILVTILYTIFTLEALIMLWAWKILLTVPLFIVILTCKWRKRHLSMFESIENYLEQNNLMPIRYSYKEVKKMAGGFKDKLGEGGYGSVFKGKLRSGSCVAIKMLGKSKGNGQDFISEVATIGRTYHQNIVQLIGFCVHGSKRALVYEFMPNGSLDKFIFSKDESIHLSYDRIYNISIGVARGIAYLHYGCEMQILHFDIKPHNILLDENFTPKVSDFGLAKLYPIDNSIVPRTAARGTIGYMAPELFYNNIGGISHKADVYSYGMLLMEMAGKRKNLNPHAERSSQLFFPFWIYNHIRDGEDIEMEDVTKEEKKMVKKMIIVALWCIQLKPNDRPSMNEVVEMLEGDIENLEIPPKPTLYPSETITKN
- the LOC100781099 gene encoding rust resistance kinase Lr10 isoform X6 — encoded protein: MDPYQAGEYSGRSNWDRLAFQHIVYMNCSNPVTQNGKYVDTASYVNWDSKDKYIYAIAGDLKAEDFQVGCHVKLVALTSWWGLDTNNYSYAAMHTGLVYGFEISWMRLICDQHCPSKHGCDDCFFDSVSQELNYWNGNSLWSDILATILPALIMLWAWKILLTVPLFIVILTCKWRKRHLSMFESIENYLEQNNLMPIRYSYKEVKKMAGGFKDKLGEGGYGSVFKGKLRSGSCVAIKMLGKSKGNGQDFISEVATIGRTYHQNIVQLIGFCVHGSKRALVYEFMPNGSLDKFIFSKDESIHLSYDRIYNISIGVARGIAYLHYGCEMQILHFDIKPHNILLDENFTPKVSDFGLAKLYPIDNSIVPRTAARGTIGYMAPELFYNNIGGISHKADVYSYGMLLMEMAGKRKNLNPHAERSSQLFFPFWIYNHIRDGEDIEMEDVTKEEKKMVKKMIIVALWCIQLKPNDRPSMNEVVEMLEGDIENLEIPPKPTLYPSETITKN
- the LOC100781099 gene encoding rust resistance kinase Lr10 isoform X3 yields the protein MWRERALLVILLLLLVQQICATKKQDHGCPLSSCGKITNITYPFRLKGHPKSCGDNRYELACENNVTVLHLYSGKYHVQAINYNNFTIRVVDPGVDQQTNCSSLPRYFLSRSNFTDTYNYRYNMDPYQAGEYSGRSNWDRLAFQHIVYMNCSNPVTQNGKYVDTASYVNWDSKDKYIYAIAGDLKAEDFQVGCHVKLVALTSWWGLDTNNYSYAAMHTGLVYGFEISWMRLICDQHCPSKHGCDDCFFDSVSQELNYWNGNSLWSDILVTILYTIFTLEALIMLWAWKILLTVPLFIVILTCKWRKRHLSMFESIENYLEQNNLMPIRYSYKEVKKMAGGFKDKLGEGGYGSVFKGKLRSGSCVAIKMLGKSKGNGQDFISEVATIGRTYHQNIVQLIGFCVHGSKRALVYEFMPNGSLDKFIFSKDESIHLSYDRIYNISIGVARGIAYLHYGCEMQILHFDIKPHNILLDENFTPKVSDFGLAKLYPIDNSIVPRTAARGTIGYMAPELFYNNIGGISHKADVYSYGMLLMEMAGKRKNLNPHAERSSQLFFPFWIYNHIRDGEDIEMEDVTKEEKKMVKKMIIVALWCIQLKPNDRPSMNEVVEMLEGDIENLEIPPKPTLYPSETITKN
- the LOC100781099 gene encoding rust resistance kinase Lr10 isoform X2 translates to MWRERALLVILLLLLVQQICATKKQDHGCPLSSCGKITNITYPFRLKGHPKSCGDNRYELACENNVTVLHLYSGKYHVQAINYNNFTIRVVDPGVDQQTNCSSLPRYFLSRSNFTDTYNYRYNMDPYQAGEYSGRSNWDRLAFQHIVYMNCSNPVTQNGKYVDTASYVNWDSKDKYIYAIAGDLKAEDFQVGCHVKLVALTSWWGLDTNNYSYAAMHTGLVYGFEISWMRLICDQHCPSKHGCDDCFFDSVSQELNYWNGNSLWILGDILVTILYTIFTLEALIMLWAWKILLTVPLFIVILTCKWRKRHLSMFESIENYLEQNNLMPIRYSYKEVKKMAGGFKDKLGEGGYGSVFKGKLRSGSCVAIKMLGKSKGNGQDFISEVATIGRTYHQNIVQLIGFCVHGSKRALVYEFMPNGSLDKFIFSKDESIHLSYDRIYNISIGVARGIAYLHYGCEMQILHFDIKPHNILLDENFTPKVSDFGLAKLYPIDNSIVPRTAARGTIGYMAPELFYNNIGGISHKADVYSYGMLLMEMAGKRKNLNPHAERSSQLFFPFWIYNHIRDGEDIEMEDVTKEEKKMVKKMIIVALWCIQLKPNDRPSMNEVVEMLEGDIENLEIPPKPTLYPSETITKN
- the LOC100811907 gene encoding rust resistance kinase Lr10: MTEPPSVLPLQIMLILLLIKSGSSNNECGEWSCGSGQPPIRFPFKLIKGIKDECGYPGFCLYCTKKNETMLALSSVKLQVSYINYENHEIGLKDPENCLPHKFLQINDSLIHPYKFDDEAKTSKLSFFNCSSVEHQHLRNYQQSLSDSQDMISCPIYVSDLDDSVLSLDLTSCTKMFDIVTPVSAYGMQRNSLDLRWSEANCSQCKAKGKKCKWKNNRGDIECFDCKDKRKTIHVPKSFIYSAPGSILLGFVVIVVFKIIYHFRQKQEDQARVEKFLEEYRAEKPARFTYADVKRITGGFKEKLGEGAHGAVFRGKLSNEILVAVKILNNTEGEGKEFINEVEIMGKIHHINVVRLLGYCAEGIHRALVYNFFPNGSLQSFIFPPDDKQNFLGWEKLQNIALGIAKGIGYLHQGCNHPIIHFDINPHNVLLDDNFTPKISDFGLAKLCSKNPSLVSMTAARGTLGYIAPEVFSRNFGNVSYKSDIYSYGMLLLEMVGGRKNVDTSSAEDFHVLYPDWMHDLVHGDVHIHVEDEGDVKIARKLAIVGLWCIQWQPLNRPSIKSVIQMLESKEEDLLTVPPNPFHSSTSTIPSGFTSARLPLELEVIQE